A portion of the Pseudomonas protegens CHA0 genome contains these proteins:
- the moaB gene encoding molybdenum cofactor biosynthesis protein B gives MSVKSDALFVPLNMAVLTVSDTREYATDTSGQLLVSRLLEAGHSLAERNLLKDDLYKIRAQVAAWIADERIQVVLITGGTGFTGRDSTPEAVGCLLDKHIDGFGELFRAISILDIGTSTVQSRALAGLANGTLVCCLPGSTGACRTAWEGILAEQLDARHRPCNFVPHLKPVQACESRG, from the coding sequence ATGAGCGTGAAGTCGGATGCGTTGTTTGTACCCTTGAACATGGCCGTGCTGACGGTCAGCGATACCCGGGAATATGCCACTGACACCTCCGGGCAACTGCTGGTCAGCCGCCTGCTGGAGGCCGGCCACAGCCTGGCCGAGCGCAACCTGCTCAAGGATGACCTGTACAAGATCCGCGCCCAGGTGGCGGCCTGGATCGCCGACGAGCGCATCCAGGTGGTGCTGATCACCGGTGGCACCGGCTTTACCGGCCGCGACAGCACCCCGGAAGCCGTGGGCTGCCTGCTGGACAAGCACATCGACGGTTTCGGCGAGCTGTTTCGCGCCATCTCGATTCTCGATATCGGCACCTCCACGGTGCAGAGCCGGGCCCTGGCCGGGCTGGCCAATGGCACCCTGGTGTGCTGCCTGCCGGGCTCCACCGGGGCCTGCCGCACCGCCTGGGAAGGCATCCTCGCCGAGCAGCTGGATGCCCGCCACCGGCCATGCAATTTCGTGCCGCACCTCAAGCCGGTGCAGGCCTGCGAGAGCCGGGGATGA
- the mobA gene encoding molybdenum cofactor guanylyltransferase MobA, which produces MTPTQPTSACSLPCSILLLAGGRGSRMGGQDKGLVAWRGQPLIAHVQAVVRPLSDDLIISCNRNAERYRAYADRLVEDGQKDFPGPLAGVLAGLATARHPWLLVLACDAPQIDAALIQALLDARGNDTRPVMVQQAGQWQPMFSLIPTALLGDLRQAWDNGERSLLRALAAHGLRPLPCAADDPRLSNFNTPELLSEAGPKPLA; this is translated from the coding sequence ATGACCCCGACCCAGCCCACCTCCGCCTGTTCCCTGCCCTGCTCGATCCTGCTGCTGGCCGGTGGCCGCGGCTCGCGCATGGGCGGCCAGGACAAGGGCCTGGTGGCCTGGCGCGGCCAGCCGCTGATTGCCCATGTGCAGGCGGTGGTGCGGCCCTTGAGCGATGACCTGATCATTTCCTGCAACCGCAACGCCGAGCGCTACCGGGCCTATGCCGACCGCTTGGTGGAGGATGGGCAGAAGGATTTCCCCGGGCCCCTGGCCGGAGTCCTGGCCGGCCTCGCGACGGCCCGCCACCCCTGGCTGCTGGTGCTGGCCTGCGATGCGCCGCAGATCGACGCGGCGCTGATCCAGGCCCTGCTGGATGCCCGCGGCAACGACACCAGGCCGGTGATGGTGCAGCAGGCCGGGCAATGGCAACCCATGTTCAGCCTGATCCCCACGGCGCTGCTGGGCGACCTGCGCCAGGCCTGGGACAACGGCGAGCGCAGCCTGCTGCGGGCCCTGGCCGCCCATGGGCTGAGGCCCCTGCCCTGCGCCGCGGACGATCCGCGGCTGAGCAACTTCAATACCCCTGAACTACTGTCTGAAGCAGGCCCCAAGCCCCTGGCCTGA